The following coding sequences lie in one Salmo salar chromosome ssa13, Ssal_v3.1, whole genome shotgun sequence genomic window:
- the LOC106567494 gene encoding protein sprouty homolog 4: MRDTTAQMESRVPHHIPGVSSFIISQPLLDSSVPYGRLQHPLTIFPIDQMKSSHMENDYIDSPAVVSQQPPSQKVAKRGPHEPLLGAPKLARCDPNDATTHPWISFSGRPSSISSSSSTSSDQRLLDHAAPTPVVDHRSTVVTTRTPCCEPKVLTSKPLDLKAAAQGAMVVDKKHMLLCETCGKCRCTECTLPRTLPSCWVCNQECLCSVQSLVDSATCMCLVKGIFYHCTEDEDDEGSCADRPCSCQQSNCCARWSFMTAMSLVLPCMMCYLPAMGCVKLSQKCYDKTSRPGCRCKNSQQACKSMDAKAGGQEKQSS, translated from the coding sequence ATGAGGGACACAACTGCACAGATGGAGTCAAGGGTTCCCCACCACATCCCTGGAGTGTCTTCCTTCATTATATCCCAGCCGTTGCTGGACAGTAGTGTCCCCTATGGAAGGCTACAGCACCCGCTCACCATCTTCCCCATCGACCAGATGAAGTCCTCTCACATGGAGAATGACTATATTGACAGTCCGGCTGTGGTCTCCCAGCAACCCCCCAGCCAGAAGGTTGCCAAAAGGGGGCCCCACGAGCCACTGCTAGGGGCCCCCAAGCTGGCACGCTGCGACCCCAACGATGCCACCACACATCCCTGGATCTCCTTCAGCGGGCGGCCCAGCTCcatcagcagtagcagcagcacctCGTCAGACCAGAGGCTGCTGGACCACGCAGCCCCTACCCCCGTGGTGGACCACAGGTCCACAGTAGTCACCACCAGGACCCCCTGTTGCGAGCCCAAGGTGCTCACTTCCAAGCCTCTGGACCTAAAGGCTGCTGCCCAGGGGGCCATGGTGGTGGACAAGAAGCACATGCTGCTGTGTGAGACATGTGGTAAGTGCCGCTGCACAGAGTGCACCCTGCCCCGGACCCTGCCTTCCTGCTGGGTGTGCAACCAGGAGTGCCTGTGTTCGGTGCAGAGCCTGGTGGACTCGGCCACCTGCATGTGCCTGGTCAAGGGCATTTTCTACCACTGCACCGAGGATGAGGACGATGAGGGCTCTTGCGCCGACCGTCCATGCTCCTGCCAACAGTCTAACTGCTGCGCACGCTGGTCCTTCATGACGGCCATGTCCCTGGTGCTGCCCTGTATGATGTGCTACCTGCCCGCCATGGGCTGTGTCAAACTGTCACAGAAGTGCTACGATAAAACCAGCCGCCCGGGCTGCCGCTGCAAGAACTCCCAGCAGGCCTGTAAGAGTATGGATGCCAAGGCTGGAGGCCAGGAGAAACAGTCCTCATGA